From a region of the Helianthus annuus cultivar XRQ/B chromosome 5, HanXRQr2.0-SUNRISE, whole genome shotgun sequence genome:
- the LOC110941795 gene encoding geranylgeranyl diphosphate reductase, chloroplastic, translating to MASITLKSFTGLRHSSPENHHSTTSITTLPKSHHRRVKILASKSSPKLTGRNLRVAVVGGGPAGGAAAETLAKGGIETILIERKMDNAKPCGGAIPLCMVGEFDLPLDIIDRRVTKMKMISPSNVAVDIGQTLKPHEYIGMVRREILDAYLRDRATAAGATVINGLFTKLDKPLDKYAPYVIHYNEYDGKPGSAGKKVTMEVDAVIGADGANSRVAKNIDAGDYEYAIAFQERIKIPDDKMQYYENLAEMYVGDDVSPDFYGWVFPKCDHVAVGTGTVTHKPDIKKFQLATRLRARDKILGGKIIRVEAHPIPEHPRPRRLAERVALVGDAAGYVTKCSGEGIYFAAKSGRMCAEAIVEGSENGTRMVEEADLRKYLEKWDKTYWPTYKVLDILQKVFYRSNPAREAFVEMCADEYVQKMTFDSYLYKKVAPGNPLEDLKLAVNTIGSLVRANALRNEMAKI from the coding sequence ATGGCCTCCATCACCCTCAAATCCTTCACCGGCCTCCGCCACTCCTCACCGGAAAACCACCATTCCACCACCTCCATCACCACTCTCCCCAAATCCCACCACCGCCGTGTTAAAATCCTCGCCAGCAAATCCAGCCCCAAACTCACCGGCCGGAACCTCCGCGTCGCCGTCGTCGGCGGCGGTCCGGCAGGCGGCGCCGCCGCAGAAACCCTAGCCAAAGGCGGAATCGAAACCATTCTCATCGAACGCAAAATGGACAACGCGAAGCCCTGCGGCGGTGCTATTCCGTTATGCATGGTCGGAGAATTTGACCTGCCGTTGGATATTATCGACCGCCGTGTAACCAAAATGAAAATGATATCTCCGTCGAACGTCGCCGTTGACATTGGTCAAACTCTTAAACCCCATGAGTACATCGGAATGGTCCGCCGTGAAATTCTTGACGCTTATCTCCGTGACCgcgccaccgccgccggcgccacCGTGATCAACGGTTTGTTTACAAAATTGGATAAACCGTTGGATAAATACGCACCGTATGTTATTCATTATAACGAGTATGACGGAAAACCTGGGTCCGCCGGTAAAAAGGTAACGATGGAAGTTGACGCCGTTATCGGCGCTGACGGCGCAAATTCTCGTGTGGCGAAAAATATCGACGCCGGAGATTACGAGTACGCGATAGCGTTTCAGGAGAGAATCAAAATACCGGACGATAAAATGCAGTATTATGAAAATCTCGCCGAGATGTACGTCGGAGATGACGTGTCACCGGATTTTTACGGTTGGGTGTTTCCGAAGTGTGACCACGTGGCGGTCGGAACCGGTACCGTTACTCATAAGCCGGATATTAAAAAGTTTCAATTAGCCACACGCCTACGCGCGCGTGACAAGATTTTAGGTGGGAAGATTATTCGGGTGGAGGCCCACCCGATTCCTGAGCACCCCCGACCGAGACGACTGGCTGAGAGAGTCGCCCTGGTCGGGGATGCGGCTGGGTATGTGACGAAATGTTCGGGCGAGGGGATTTATTTTGCGGCGAAGAGTGGACGGATGTGCGCTGAGGCGATCGTGGAGGGGTCGGAGAATGGGACGAGGATGGTGGAGGAGGCGGATTTGAGGAAGTATTTGGAGAAGTGGGATAAGACTTATTGGCCTACTTACAAGGTgttggatattcttcagaaggtGTTTTATCGGTCAAATCCGGCTAGGGAGGCGTTTGTGGAGATGTGCGCGGACGAGTATGTTCAGAAGATGACGTTCGACAGCTATTTGTACAAGAAGGTTGCGCCGGGGAACCCTTTGGAGGACTTGAAGCTTGCGGTTAATACGATTGGGAGTTTGGTTAGAGCCAATGCACTCAGGAATGAGATGGCCAAGATTTGA